The following are from one region of the Halomonas qaidamensis genome:
- a CDS encoding transglutaminase-like cysteine peptidase, translating into MAFMPASTRPPLKPLSRRQFLATVGAVVLGAGLGFHASPATAFNPQRLRQSMQQQHGQSGLAVLEEWFALLERLRGQEVQTQLREVNDFFNRRIRWVDDIHVWGQEDFWATPLEAMGKAQGDCEDYSIAKYITLKQLNVPGERLRMIYVRARIGRSQITQAHMVLGYYSTPSAEPLVLDNISPSISPASQRTDLDPVFSFNSEGLWAGGTTQSRADPLARLSRWRNVVERMQSQGFI; encoded by the coding sequence ATGGCGTTTATGCCTGCATCCACTCGCCCTCCGCTTAAACCGCTTTCGCGCCGACAGTTTTTAGCCACTGTCGGCGCAGTTGTGCTGGGCGCAGGGTTAGGTTTTCATGCCTCGCCTGCCACTGCTTTCAACCCCCAACGCTTACGGCAGAGCATGCAACAGCAGCACGGCCAAAGCGGGCTTGCTGTTTTAGAAGAGTGGTTTGCCCTGTTGGAACGTTTGCGTGGTCAAGAGGTGCAAACGCAACTTCGCGAGGTCAACGACTTTTTTAACCGCCGAATACGCTGGGTGGATGATATTCACGTATGGGGGCAAGAAGACTTCTGGGCAACGCCATTAGAGGCCATGGGTAAAGCACAGGGCGATTGTGAAGATTACTCTATTGCTAAGTACATCACCCTGAAGCAGCTCAACGTTCCCGGTGAACGCCTGCGTATGATTTATGTACGAGCGCGCATTGGCCGCAGTCAAATCACTCAAGCACACATGGTACTTGGCTACTATTCAACGCCCAGCGCCGAGCCCTTGGTATTGGATAATATATCACCGTCTATTTCCCCTGCTTCTCAACGCACCGATCTAGACCCCGTGTTCAGTTTTAATAGTGAAGGGCTGTGGGCCGGTGGCACAACGCAATCACGTGCGGACCCGTTAGCGCGGCTATCGCGCTGGCGTAATGTCGTTGAACGGATGCAATCACAAGGTTTTATTTAA
- a CDS encoding EAL domain-containing protein has translation MSLIKQLWLAIIALLLLSFVGSLAISITSGRDYIEQEVRIKNEDNATALALSMSQLEKDIVTLELLISAQFDTGYYRRITLRDTEGQVLIERSASEYRGDVPAWFRNVIHFDVPIGTATIQDGWRQFGTLELESQHSFAYASLWRIMLELAGWFLLAGAISLAIATVVVRGIKHPLVRVVAQAKDISARRFTTIKEPRTLELREVAQAMNVLSANVRQMLSQESQKLDELRRHLQHDRVTGALNRDVFMGRLSSLLGSEDARATGLMIMTRVESLETLNEQLGHQATDQLLSELVTQLSQLAPTPEEALVGRLNGSDFILMLPLEADTGALIPRLRQALDTIALKAPYIGMRLPTAVVAYTPHDDRGGLLATLDDALAEAESASAHTTVAVREHQHNSLFGNHAEWRSALNAAITLGPQLAYFPVIDAHHNVLHYECPARLELANNWQTAGMFIPWISRFHLEPALDIAVVKKALEQLTSNPAQTLGINLSIASITNAEFVIELRRLLEKQPQLAKQLCFEVPAILNTHAIGSLRGLCTALRPLGCQFGIEHVGAEFTKLADLHDIGLAYLKIDSSLIGGIHTSHEQQTIVRGMATLCHSLGIQVIAEGVTEQAELESLFKVGVDGATGPGVRLN, from the coding sequence ATGTCGCTGATTAAACAGCTTTGGCTGGCCATTATTGCGCTACTGTTGCTTTCATTTGTCGGCAGCCTTGCGATCAGCATTACCTCGGGCCGCGACTATATTGAGCAGGAAGTGCGCATTAAAAATGAGGACAATGCAACGGCATTAGCACTTTCCATGAGCCAGCTCGAAAAGGACATAGTGACGCTCGAACTGTTAATTTCCGCACAGTTCGATACCGGCTATTACCGCCGTATTACCCTACGTGACACCGAAGGTCAGGTGCTTATTGAGCGCTCCGCCAGCGAATACCGCGGCGATGTACCCGCATGGTTCCGCAACGTTATTCACTTCGATGTACCCATTGGCACCGCAACGATACAAGACGGCTGGCGGCAATTCGGTACGCTTGAACTCGAAAGTCAGCACAGTTTCGCCTATGCCTCTTTGTGGCGCATTATGCTTGAGCTCGCTGGCTGGTTCTTGCTGGCTGGAGCGATCAGCCTCGCCATCGCCACAGTGGTGGTACGCGGTATCAAGCACCCTCTTGTGCGGGTGGTCGCCCAAGCAAAAGATATCAGCGCCCGGCGCTTTACCACCATTAAAGAACCCCGCACATTAGAGCTACGTGAAGTGGCCCAAGCAATGAACGTTTTATCTGCCAATGTGCGCCAAATGCTTAGCCAGGAAAGCCAAAAACTGGATGAACTGCGTCGCCATCTGCAGCATGACCGTGTCACAGGGGCGCTCAATCGCGACGTGTTTATGGGCCGTTTATCATCATTATTGGGAAGTGAAGACGCCCGTGCCACGGGGCTAATGATAATGACCCGAGTGGAGTCACTTGAAACGCTTAATGAGCAGCTAGGCCACCAAGCCACTGACCAGTTACTCAGTGAGTTAGTGACACAACTCTCCCAGCTGGCCCCCACGCCAGAAGAAGCACTGGTTGGGCGCTTAAACGGCAGCGATTTTATCCTGATGCTACCGCTAGAAGCTGACACTGGCGCACTCATACCGCGCCTACGCCAAGCGCTAGATACCATCGCGCTCAAGGCACCCTATATCGGCATGCGTTTACCGACCGCCGTGGTTGCCTACACGCCCCATGATGACCGAGGTGGTTTACTGGCTACCTTAGACGACGCCCTTGCTGAAGCCGAAAGTGCAAGCGCCCACACCACCGTAGCTGTACGGGAGCACCAACATAACTCGCTCTTTGGTAACCACGCTGAATGGCGTTCAGCGCTAAATGCTGCCATTACTTTAGGGCCGCAGCTCGCTTATTTCCCCGTTATTGATGCCCACCATAACGTACTGCATTATGAATGCCCTGCTCGCCTAGAGCTTGCCAATAACTGGCAAACCGCTGGCATGTTTATTCCCTGGATTTCGCGCTTTCACTTAGAACCTGCACTCGATATTGCCGTGGTTAAAAAAGCCCTTGAGCAACTGACTAGCAACCCCGCACAAACCCTTGGTATTAATCTTTCAATTGCCTCCATCACCAATGCTGAATTTGTGATTGAGTTAAGACGACTGCTCGAAAAACAACCCCAACTTGCCAAACAGCTATGCTTCGAAGTACCCGCTATTTTGAATACCCATGCTATTGGTAGCCTTCGCGGCTTATGTACCGCGCTCAGACCGTTAGGCTGTCAGTTTGGGATTGAACATGTCGGGGCAGAATTCACCAAACTTGCCGATTTACACGACATCGGGCTTGCCTACCTAAAAATAGACAGCAGCTTGATTGGAGGGATTCATACTTCCCATGAACAGCAAACCATCGTGCGAGGAATGGCCACGCTATGCCACTCCCTCGGCATTCAGGTAATCGCAGAAGGGGTGACTGAACAAGCCGAATTGGAAAGTCTCTTCAAAGTAGGCGTTGACGGAGCCACCGGACCAGGCGTGCGCCTGAATTAA
- a CDS encoding tryptophan synthase subunit beta like protein, translating to MLYIKRNAEGEIVMLSKEPSRECNDTINEDSPEVFAFLAEQTGQSAQFIASDLAFVRVVEDMLEVLLEKGLLSFTDLPAAAQKKVMERKSLRSKNDINLLGDEDELI from the coding sequence ATGCTTTACATCAAACGCAATGCCGAAGGGGAGATCGTGATGCTCAGTAAAGAGCCATCGCGGGAGTGTAATGACACTATTAATGAAGATTCGCCGGAGGTGTTCGCTTTTTTAGCTGAGCAAACGGGGCAGTCGGCGCAGTTTATTGCCTCTGACTTGGCCTTTGTACGAGTGGTGGAAGATATGCTGGAAGTGTTGCTAGAGAAAGGCTTGCTGAGTTTCACGGACTTGCCTGCGGCGGCACAAAAAAAGGTGATGGAGCGTAAATCGTTGCGGTCGAAGAATGATATTAATTTGCTAGGCGATGAAGACGAATTGATTTAA